From the Juglans microcarpa x Juglans regia isolate MS1-56 chromosome 3D, Jm3101_v1.0, whole genome shotgun sequence genome, the window aatttttttaaagttttgatcAATTCTATATgtcatttaagtttttaaagTAAAATCTGAATTTGTTTAGACATCataaatggtaaaaaaaagggctctctctaaaactctctcCAGCCAAAAGCTCTTCCATCGCCTCACCATTAGTCTCTCCAGACGCCGATATACcagaagataaaagaaattcGTCCAATAGTGCGGCGACGCGTACATCTCACGCATGACTTATGCTGCGTGCATGCGCCGCCGCGCTTTGGAGAGCTTCTTGCCGCCATGCGCAGCACCGTCGGGATCAGAGGCAGCAGATCTTCCAGATCCAACTTACCATTCTGCTCCAAGTGTGGTACATGTCCTGCACACGCCACCATCACCAATGACGGCCCTTCGTCGACGATTCGATAGTGTTTGTTGTTACTCTATGTTCTCGCTTTCTCTAATTAAGGATCAAGTGAAAGTGGATATAAAAGTCTCTTTCAACCAGTCTAGACCAATAAAATGCAGTACACAACCCTTCACTGTGGCTTCTAgctgtaattttataatctgtttATCAGACTATATTAAAATTACTTCAAGCAGTCTCTTCTGGTAAGAAATAGGTGGGAGCTAAACTTTTGattctaaatttttatgttttggtgatatatttattaattttgaaaagacTGTAAAAAACTCACATTCCATTAAAACTTTTATACTGTAATTCGCTACTTTATCAACGAATATTTTACTTGCtgggaaaacaaacaaaaagggTAAAAAAGCGAAAAGAAATCTGAATGTCACCCAATTAATCCCATTATCTTTGTGTTTTTCATCGATCTTGGAGCCTTAAAAGGACGGCAAGGAGCCAACACTAATGATTCGAACAAAACGAACGGAAAAAGCAAGCCAGCAAGAATCATGAATGTCACCCACGCTGTGCTTTTACCAGCAGCCACATGGCTGTTTTTTCGTGGGTTTCCTAATATGTTGTTGAGAGTATGAAAACTACTGATTTTTTAGGGTAGATTTGGAAGgagagatgagaattttatattttgtttgagaatttaaaatattatattttaatattattattgtattgagatttaaaaaatttgaattaagatttgaaaaagttgaattgtttattatattttgtatgaggatttgaaaaaggtataatgatgagatgagatgagatgagaattttgtgtctcatcccatctcccaaacctgcccttatTAAACTCGATTACCTTCAATCTTGACCCCCCAAGCCATCTTATCAATTCGTCAATACTCTATATCTGccccttaaaaataattattactataaaaaataaaaaaagttcttaaaaaacataaacaaagagGATGGTCAACCATTCCATTGAAATAATCTTAACACTTTGAGGGAGGGCCCCCTGAAGAGTGGCCCAGATCCAAAGAGATCAAGTCACAGAGGCCTTAGGCCCTTTAGACGGGAACTCGAAGTAGGCCAAGAGCCTAAGAAGCAGTGTGCCGAGCCCACGACTGGCCTACCCATCCGAACAGGCCTTGGCACTAGACTCGGTTCGGTCAAGGAGCCCACCATAAAACAACTATTGCTTGGGACCTCGGCGGGCTGCCAAGCCCTGCAATAGGATACGTAGCAGACAACTACAATAGAGCACAGGCGGCTGGACATGTTAGATCGTAGGTGAGCTAGGCCAGAGATATGTCGCATTTAATGCGTGTCAGGGAGCCCAACATGCAACTACGTGCTGCCTAGGGTGCTGTGGGACATCATAACCACGGTCTGACATACTGCCATGACAGGAGGGTGGTGGCAAGTCTGACTCGAGCACGGCCTGACACCCCACAATCTCCCTCGGCAGTTGAGTCCAAGCCAGGTATAAATACAATCATCCCTCCCAAGGAAGGCTATTTGAACTAttctactactcaactcactgcTTTCTTCATCACTCAAATATTCTCCCCAACTTTGGCATTGTATTCTCCACCAACTTTGGCATTGGAGTGACCCCGAACGTCACCAGAGCCCATTCTTCCTCTTAGTTGCAAGTCTTAAGAGTTTGGCTGTCATAGTACTGGTCAGGttgtgaaacacgacatcaacaaatACTTATAAGGATGATTcattgtatttttgtattttttttagaaaatgtttaGTACATCGATAAAATGTATCGATCAATATTGACTGGAACACTTTTCAATATCGATCATTAGTCCATGAAGATACATAAgcttagtttggatagtgagaatacttgagaagtgttgagaatatttataaatagtagtgaaaaagtaataataaaatattaaaaaataggtgaaaagtaataaatagtaaaaaaaaggtaaaaattaataataaaataaagaatagtaatGAGAGTACCTCACTTACCAAACACACccataatctttattttttttaaaggatgtctttatttttgtttaaaattatgGGTAGGACTTGAAAGCTAATTAAACGTGTGACAGCTAGCCACCCTTGCTGGAGAAGTGATTTGGATCATGATGGGGAAATAATTTGGTATCTTTATCAGATCATTGTAGTTTGTCAAAAGATCAGTTCGGAAATGAGCGGTGAAATTGTAATTTTGGCCAGCATTATTATAAGAGCtgcaataagatttttttttttaattagattggacaattaataattagagGAACGAGagatgtttgaatttaaaattcatttcaactaatttcaattcatctcatttatttaatatatttttttaaatttttacataaaatataataaacattttaatttttttaaatctcaaaataacttttctaaattcttatataaaatataataaataatttaatttttattttattattcacaaactatttaactCGTCTCTAAATCAAAATCACTATTGACGTTGCGTTATAAAAGGTTGTTTGTTGCGATATAAAAGGTTGTTTGGTGGTACTTGCTCGGTCGTAAAGACAATCAAgagttaataattatattccaACTGCCGGGAAACTCTTATTTTAGAACGATGTTAAAATGTCAAAACAGCGTTAATATTTGCCGTCTTGTCAAAGGGTCTGATttgtatttacaatttattttaatttatctcaatttattttattattatttattaattttaatttataaattttattattattcataatctatcttattattattcataatacatttcaatttatctttaaatccAAATGACAAATATGCTAAAACAAATAACGTCACGTGAGGTGTTGGGAAAAGTCCTACCCAACAATGTTGTCGTCCATTAATTACAGTGCTTAATTTTCTGTCTCTCgaatattgttttgagattttttttttcctaattttccAAGGTTTTGGTTGCTTTTTAGTAGCTTTCAttaatgaatggaaaactgcaaTTTGGGGAGGTATCAcgcatctcaatttattttattttttttaattattataatttttacaaattttcatataaaatataataattaattaatttttttaataattaatttaaaatgaattgagttgatttcAACAATCAAACACATCTAATTTTCCAAATTAAGATCAGGTTCAAAAGGATCTCTAAAATGCACTTAaactacaaaaatattattatctaatACTTCAAGTCCAGatattaaggttgcgtttgaatgttgaactgagttgagttgagttgaaatgataaaatattgttagaatattattttgtattattattattattattattattattttaaaatttgaaaaagttgaattgtttattatattttgtgttgagatttgaaaaagttgtaatgatgagttgagatgagtttaggtTCCAAACGAAGtcttaaatatgtaaatataactTATGCCTTGAACTGGGTtagtttggagagtgagatgagattatatggttttagatgagttgaataaaatattgttagaatattattttttaatattattattgttttgagatttgaaaaaattgaattgtttattaaattttgtatgaaaatctgaaaaagttataataataagatgagatgggttgagagtatttttatatttaaatgggcctaagtttgaagatcacattacAAAGAGATTTCTATGTAGAAGAAGATCTGAGTTTGGGCTGGACTAACAAGTCATTCTCCTTTGGACTTGCAAAAATTGGATCCATAATTATAAAACTACTTGTCGTtgcaatgaagaaaagaaagtacTGCAATCATTTTGGaaacataaagtttttttttttccaagtatgCTGCTAATGTAATAAGGAGttaagaacttaaaatcatggcGATTTCTCTAATAGAGACGCCTGCAAAGGGTAAGGCCATCCCCAATTGAAACAAGAGATGATTCGATACGAGAGTCTGTTGCTAGAAAGTTGTTCAGCTCcatgatatattttctttctttcctgaAAGATTCTTCCATCTCATCATCCTCAGAGAGTACTACTGACCCAAACCATAAGGTATTATCGTAAGCAATTATTCCACCAATCTTAACCAGTTTTAGAAGCAGCTCGTGATACTTGATGTAGCCTTCCTTGTCAGCATCcacaaatgcaaaatcaaaggTCCCCTCTTCTTTGCCCTGCATTTTATGGAGGTCAAATGTATGCAACACATAAAATAATGACAAGAGTAAAACATGGGATATTGTGTCCCGATTCATGTAAGAGAGAGTGGCTTATTGCATGATGGTCGAGCAATAACGACTAGACTCGATCGGCATGATATCTTAAATgtaatatcttatattttacGCTAGAGAAATTATACTTTAATCATAAATGaattcaacaaaaacaaactGACGTAGTTTGATGTAGTACGTCGGATTGTAATTACATGAATACACATCAGTTTgttagtttacttttataaaatttccaCTTAATGAATACTATCAATTCCAAGTAAAATGAAGAGCATAATATTCCAACAGCATAGATGTTTGTATTGACCAAGTGGTATCCGAcatgttattaattaatgacttaattttcaaaagataaaaatgaataattaaattGCAAGGACTTAATTCCCTTAGCATATATACCTCATGTAGTATTATGTTGGAAACTTACATTGGCGATTAGATCATTTAGAAGTGAGGAGGCATTTGATTCAATGAAGTTAATCTTTTGCTCCACTCCAGCCTTCCGAATAAATGGCAATCCAACCTCATACGCTTCCCTGCTCACATCAACAGCTAGTATCTGCAAATTAAAATGAACATGATCCAAAGTTATTTCAAATGCTCAATTGatataaaacaataattagATGCCAATTAGCAAGATCAATAACTAGcaaaattaacaagaaaaataacactaattaattaaacgTCCTGCGACCTTGCCATCAGCCGGCAGTGCTAGAGCAGTACTAAGAAGAGAATAACCGGTGAAGACTCCGACCTCTATTGTTTTCTTCGCGTTCATTATCTTCAAAAGCATCGAGAGGAATAGACCTTCATCCACTGGCACATTCATCACACTCCTAATTATCCATACATATATGTGCACAATCAATAggtaattaaatacaaaatactaataattattatagTAATTAATAACGATGCAGAGCAAATTAAAATGCTTAAACATGTcgatctaataattaaatagcCTTAGATATTAATTAGTACGTATATACTGAGTGCAGAGAAATATATAATTGGCAAAATTAATTAACCTACGTACCGAGCTTGATATTTCTTGACTGTGGCCTCTCTGAGTTCCTTCAAATGCTCGGACTCTCTAGGGTAAGCACTTGTTTCGAAAATGTACtgtacgttatatatatatataccagaaatattatcatttatcaatccgaaaatgctaaaatattacTTGTTACAACTAAATTTTGCtacaaattaaaatcttataaactcaatatatatgatttgtGAGTTACCAATAATGTAATCAATATTAATTTAACTTCCTTTTTAACTTTTGATGGGTGAATTAATGCTTCGAAGCACatcgtatatatataatacctataatatatatagcattactctaataaataattttcgaTGGAAGTCCAGCCGGCATAGTGTACTCATAGTGATCAGATATTATACATGACAATGAAGATCAAGATTAATTAAGGACAAACCTTTTGAAGGGCTTGGCTTTTGAGGACGGTCTTCTCTTTTGTTATTCCCATAGCTGAAACCGAAAAAATATTCACATGTGCTACGAAATTgatctacgtacgtacgtagtacaTTATATAGTTTATTAATCCTAGCTAGATACGATCCCATTGCCAAATGACTCGGACTTGCGTGTGGAGTTTGTGGCTTAAAATCACCAATACATGAAGCAGTTCGCTCGGATTGCCATGTTGAAATTCCACCAAGTCTAAGTACTGTGTACGTGGAACTCTACGACAAGATTGCATTATTTGCATCACTCGCTATTATTTTAGtacgtacataatatatatgttgttttgtCAAATCTGCTAGCGCTGTTGAATTAAGTACGTACTTGAATGTCatttgttgtatttttattttaaaaagtgtaTGTACGCGTACAAGTTTCtggtttataaatatatatatatatatatatatatatataaaatatataatccaaTATCGAATCAATTGATTACATGAAGCCAACAAATACCACACGTACGGTCCGATGACGATCAGTCTAAATATTGAGCAgtacatgacatgcatgcatgcatgcatactgaTATGTGATGCATGCAAgcataagaatattatttaagaaAGACTGTTTATACTACGTACGTAGTTATTTCCGAGTACGAAAGGATCACTTCAAATTGGGTGGTGGGTTTGACGTCTAATTAAAATAGACGCCTGCAGAGGGTAAGGCCGTCACCGATGGAAACGAGAGATGATTCCACACGAGGGTCATTTGCTAGAAAGTTGTTCAACTCAATCAAATATTTTCTGCCTTTCCTCATAAattcctccatctcatcattcTCAGAGAGTGCCACCGACCCAAACCATAAGGTACTATTGTTGTACGCAATTATTCCACCAATCTTAACCAGTTTCAAAAGCAGCTCGTGATATTTGATGTAGTCTTCCTTGTCAGCATCCACAAACGCAAAATCAAATGTCCCTTCTTCTTTGCCCTGCATTTTAATTATCATGCAAGGTCGTACTTAATTGCTATATATGATATGCTAATTAAGGCCAGGCCGGAGTATATATAGATCGCCAACaagcagtagtagtactactactaacAACAATCTTGGAAGGGACGTGAAAATTTCAACCATGTAGATACATGCATgcagcctatatatatatatcatgttaatAGTACTCTTGAATTAATGATCATCTGATAATTTGCTGAAGTGGCCGGCCGGAGTAAAAAGTTACTCATGACTTTTTACTCATGAAACAAATCTGAAACACTTATTGGGGTGATCAATAAGTGTGAGGttaaaagagtgagatctattattaaaaaattaattttaatagtgagatttattattaaaaaagagtagggtccgctattaaaaaagagtgaggtttactattaaaaaattaattttaagaaagagtgggatctactattaaaaaaattaaattttttttatatatgtaaatcccatatttatttacttttttcaaaataattatacggtACTTGCGTATTCACGACTGCAacaatcatttcttttaataaatagatttagactttttacaattcttttacCTATGTACTTGTTATAATTCAAAGGAAGATAGATATATGACGTGAATTCTGATCCATGCACAGCATTAAATGTTACTTAGGAATAATGTGGACTCTAACATATATGCAGTAGTGTCCACATGCTCTGTCTATATTACTAGCTCCATacggactatatatatatatatatatatatatatatatatatatatatatatatatatataaattaataaataacaCAAGATTTTGTTGCTAGAGGAAAAAAACTTTGCAAAAGAGAAGCTATTCCGTGCTCATCCATCATCCATAATTCTACTGTAGAAAAGATACATGacaatcatttaaaacatggcttaaTTCATATAGCAATaagtattaatttatatataaggaCTTCGATCCTCATCGCTTCATGATGTATTATACTAGAAAATTACGGTGGCAATCAGATCATTTAGAACTAAGAATGCATCTGATTGGATGAAGCTAATCTTGTGCTCCACTCCAGCCTTCTGAATAAATGGCAGTCCAACCTCATATGCTTCCTTGTCTGGATCAACAGCTATTATCTGCGAACATGATCAAAAACTCTACCTTTTATTTAATATGCTCATTTCATATAAAGTTACAATTCAAGaagacaaaaaaggaaaaagagaaaaaaacagtATCGacactaattaattagtacCTTGCCATCAGCAGGTAGAGCTAGAGCAGTACCAAGAAGAGAATAACCAGTAAAGACTCCAATCTCTATTGTCTTCTTCGCGTTCATTGTCTTCAGAAACATTGAGAGGAGGAGACCTTCATCGACTGGCACACTCATCACACTCCTGTACGTTGTATATCATGAACACAACTCAAGAGTACTAGTATgaagtatatttaaaaaagagaaatattctagccacaaaatgattatataaaagtaattttacaaactgataatttgatttgttatggtttgtcagattgtaaagttacttttattataaagcagATTTGACGGATCACATGAagccacgtcaatttgtgaTATTACTTTTGTGTAAGATCTCTAATTTGTAACTGTAGCactattctttaaaaaaactatatatattagagaCGAAGATATGATAGAGCAAATTTATAAAAGGCAGATGATCAATTAAACCGCGTCTCAAATAACCTTAATTTACACTGTGTGAgagaaatataatatatacttttgAGTAATAATAGGGAAAAATTCTAAATACACAAATCTTGTGCAagccttttgtaaaaaagtggataaaaaaaaaaatttcacacagatttttcataataagatccattttttttacaaaaaagtttACTCAGAATTTATACATTTGGAACtaattgtatatatcattattcatactTTTTAACCTACCAATATGGATATTTCGCGAGTGTGGCCTCTCTGAGTTGCTTCAAATGCTCGGACTCCCTGGGGTAGGCACTTGATTCGAGAATGTACTGTCACAAATAATTaaaggcatatatatattatcatttttctgttGAATTCTAGCCATTCTGAGATACACACGAATGAAGATCATCAAGAATCCTTCTTTAAAGAACCGATCTAATGTATTAGGATCAACACATTCATGATCAATCCTCCTCTAAGGAATGTCCTGATCTATCTCTTTTTTATCTGGAAACAAACTAATGCCCTCTTATCTCTTTTTTGGGTCTAAGACATTTGTTCATATAACTTTCTTTTTCGAAGATATGGAACTTGGAAGATAGGGATGTTAAGGAATATTGCCTTTAATTatctccaaaaatatttttttattaattaagatgtTTTCCTCAATTTTGTTAAGGAATATGAGTCCGGACAATATTTTCAGAACCATTGTAAATATTtagattatgtttttatgcAAGATATATATTTGCTGTAAAGGGTATTAATTGTAGGAATCTCTCACCCCTAGTACTCCGGAACTGTTTTATCCCTGGCATTAAATTATCGGAGATCGGCCGGAACGCTTTTTTCCCAGGAAGTGCATACCTTAACTCGTAGACTGCGCGCGTTCTGCATTTTTATATATTCGACAATGTACGTAGAATGACAAGAcaataaggagaaaaaaaaaatcgaattgTTCTGTTTTGGAATTGTTCTGTTTTGAGGTTactcttaatttattataatataagaaaattacacCAAGGAAACTAATTACCTTCAAAAGAGCTTGACTTTGGAGGATGCTTCTCTGATTCTCTCTTGCAGTTGCCATGTGTATATATGATGATCTGGAAAAGTTTTTCAAGGCTTCGTTCTATATAAGCACATACAAGTACGTAAGGATATGACTTGACAAGTATGGATGTAGTtcattacacacacacacatatatatagcaactACCGAGTCCCCTAATGATGACTCACGAGTCGCTGATCTCCAACCTCCATCGAACCTGACAGTCCTCTCGTTTCCACCTCCCTCTCAACTCTTCAGGCTTCAACCCCCGCTCTCCACTCAACTACcctaataattattattattatttttataggaactaccctaataattatttaaccaTAACTACAAGTCAGCAATCGTGCAGTAGTGGAACACCAAGACCAACCCAGATATGGCTATCGGTCTGCACGTAAGCTCAGTCTAGTTTCTGATTGGATAATGtaagtgtttcatcttatctcatattatcattacaatttttttaaattctcacaccaaatataataaacaattcaacttttttaaatcttaaaacaataataatattaaaaaataatattataataatattttatttaatttttaactttcacctcatttcaactcactatccaaaccacaccTAGCTATAAGCGGAGGACGGCCATTGCTAAAACTCTCTTATATCTCGCTTGATACCATAATAcgattctttattatatttaaatatatatatatatatatatatatatatatatctatacataTATCTTAAGATTAACTATCTAAGgtgtcatttggatagtgagttaaaatagGATGacttgagataaaagttaaaagttgaataaaatattatatattagaatattattttttaatattcactacaacaaatagtagtttttaggataaaatttttcccttaaatactatttggtagcaaacaattatgttttacCACCAAATTCATGTGGTCAGAAAATTCTTGccgcaaataattatattgaacTATTTTATTTGTCACGAGTTACAATTTGTGAAAATAAGACTTTTTCCTACAAAATTAAGATCATCATAAAAAGTttgcagataatttttttttacagtgaTTTATGCATTCGTTAGTGACGGAATTGGTTGGTGACAAAAAATTTACAGTTCCTGTGAATATTATTTGGTAGGAAATAATTACGTTTTGTTACCAAATTCACATGGTCAGAAAATTCTCGccgcaaataattatattggacCATCTTATTTGTCACGAGTTGcaatctgtgaaaattaaagactttttcccacaaaatgaagatcatcagaaaaaaaaatttgcagatatttttttttacagtgaCATATGCATTCATTAATGATGGAATTGGTTGGTGACAAAAAATTTACATGACCCGCGTATATTTCTTCGCACTTTAAACTTCCCGCTCAACAGATCGAGCCACTCTCATAATCTCCCTCTTCCACAAGCAATAAAATTTTTCCCTTCATCTCCGTTAATGTTACGATTTTATGGGTCCCCAGAATCTCCTCGCCGATGGCTATCTCCACCAAGCTTGTGGGTTGTGAGATTGTGGTCGCCGTTGAGGCTTTCTCACCTTGAGAGCTAAACTGCGGCATCCCTCTGCCACCCCGTTGTATGTATCCACTGTCAAGTGTCGTTGTTAATGGCCCTCATCGATGCCAATAAGCTTTTCTCTCAAACCCTCTCACTCTCTGATCTGATTTCACtctcacacacgcacacacaagCCCTCACTTCTTCTCTTTTTGCACACACTTGATCtctaatttctctctctctctctctctctctctaactaaTTGGTGTGATTGGGGTATTTTTTGATGTACGACAGTGTGGGTATTGAGTTTGTGGTCACCGTTAGGTTCTCCTCACTGGAAGTGTCGGCCTATGGTAAGTTTTCTCAATCACTCTCCGTCTTACTCATGCACGTTGTGAGGCTCTCACATCCCCTCTGTTTAAATGTGCACACACACAGAtttctcttcctcatttctttgCTTTCACATGAGGAGTTTTTTGGGTTTTAGAATACCATAGTTGGAGGCGATTTTCATCACTAGACCATGTGGCACGCTCGTGAAACCAACAGATCCCCACGTCAGGTTTAGTTATGGAAAATCTGTTTTGCTTTGCATTTGATACAATGTTTATTTGGGGGGGATGTATATATAGCTATAATTGCTTGAGATTTATGACGGTTTTATTAATTGGATTAAAAGTTTGTGCAATGGTTGTTGGTTATTGAATTTTAAGAGATTTTTGCGTTTTAGGATTGCTTTGATGAAAGCCATTACTTTTTGTTCCAAAATCCTAGGCTGAAGTAATGTCAAGGAAAGCTCTTTGAGATCTTAATACACTACCTGCTGGATCCGAGAAGAAGAATGAAAGCTATAGTAAAATGAGTTTTACCAAGCAGTTCATTGGGAATGCTgttgaaaatgttgaagaatgccaaaagaaaaattatgccTCCCTTGTTTCACCTCAAACTAATGgtaatgaaatttttaatacTACAGTAGAAACCAGAAGTTCTGAAGTGGAATACATTGAATATGAGAACTTGAATGATCTAGAAGACGTTGATGCGATCATGGATGAACATTTTGATATTTGGAGATCAACTCTTTTTATGGTGTGCACATAAAAAGACATTAGTTATGTTATTTTCTCACCATTTTGTTTTTCAGATATCTGATTGAGCTTTagatatttatttctttttttagtgtattttatgcaaatagttatgttttgatttcaGCAATGACAAATTATTGTGTATATCCTGTGAAAATCCTCTAGATTGTGTATCCACATGCATCGCAAAGGTGGTAAAATGTGGTCATGCACTAAACCACATGGAAAGTGATGTCCTTCTCTCGATTGTATTCCCTTAGTTTAAGGTccatgttgatatatatattctttatttagTTTGTACTAGCTGCTACTTGTTTCTTGCTATGCTTTTGATGTTATAACCTTTGTATATATCCAGTTTAGATATATGCCTTgttctcagttgtttagtatggaACATGAGATGGATTTCTTTAGAGCATTAAGGGAAATCTGATTTCAGGACAAGCTCactgttctttttttcttatttctcatttttcctctGGCCCTTCTTCTTTGTAATTGTTATAGAGTTGTTGACCaaagttaaaataatactaGTAAGTAggttttactattttttctttgtttatcaTCCCAGTTAGCCATCTATCCATATGATtgattaatattaaggaaaagtTTATTAAATAGGGTACTGTTGTGATCCTATTTAGTCATTGTTAGTAAATTACTTCCTACGCTTATCTAGAAATTGTTATCGGGAGGTATGACTTGTTTCTTTTTGCTCCTTGTACAATAGATGCCATAAGTTTGggttaatatttttgtaacatCTGAGTCCAACACGAAACTCGTGTTCgaaattttttatgaag encodes:
- the LOC121256125 gene encoding flavonoid 3',5'-methyltransferase-like — translated: MATARENQRSILQSQALLKYILESSAYPRESEHLKQLREATLAKYPYWSVMSVPVDEGLLLSMFLKTMNAKKTIEIGVFTGYSLLGTALALPADGKIIAVDPDKEAYEVGLPFIQKAGVEHKISFIQSDAFLVLNDLIATGKEEGTFDFAFVDADKEDYIKYHELLLKLVKIGGIIAYNNSTLWFGSVALSENDEMEEFMRKGRKYLIELNNFLANDPRVESSLVSIGDGLTLCRRLF
- the LOC121256126 gene encoding flavonoid 3',5'-methyltransferase-like, which produces MGITKEKTVLKSQALQKYIFETSAYPRESEHLKELREATVKKYQARSVMNVPVDEGLFLSMLLKIMNAKKTIEVGVFTGYSLLSTALALPADGKILAVDVSREAYEVGLPFIRKAGVEQKINFIESNASSLLNDLIANGKEEGTFDFAFVDADKEGYIKYHELLLKLVKIGGIIAYDNTLWFGSVVLSEDDEMEESFRKERKYIMELNNFLATDSRIESSLVSIGDGLTLCRRLY